In the Gymnodinialimonas sp. 202GB13-11 genome, one interval contains:
- a CDS encoding LysR family transcriptional regulator, giving the protein MAKSLPPLTWFRSFEAAARHLSFTAAAEEVGLTQSAVSQQVKALETRLRVPLFTRLPRGLALTDDGRRLLPQVSASLDGLAAAADLVAAAPGEELLTVATSVSVAQWVIAPHLAAFQAAHPDARVRLLGAIWADDFNTARADVEVRFGSAKQAGEGAVLLGSDTLIALKAPGLQMPLEDGPLIEAVGTSSGWQAWREQVGPVGQPTLFTDTYGMALQMAAHGLGVALVSEVLAGHALKSGQVVRADPGEISGSEGYFLSFNDAQPAATAFASWLKRIV; this is encoded by the coding sequence TTGGCGAAATCGCTTCCTCCTTTGACATGGTTTAGGTCGTTTGAAGCGGCTGCACGGCACCTGAGTTTTACCGCGGCGGCAGAAGAAGTGGGGCTGACCCAATCGGCGGTCAGTCAGCAGGTCAAAGCGTTGGAGACGCGGTTGCGGGTGCCGTTGTTCACACGCCTGCCGCGCGGGTTGGCGCTGACGGATGATGGGCGACGGTTACTGCCGCAGGTCAGCGCGTCATTGGATGGCTTGGCTGCGGCGGCAGACTTGGTCGCGGCTGCACCGGGAGAAGAGTTGCTAACGGTGGCGACCTCGGTCAGCGTGGCGCAGTGGGTGATCGCACCCCATTTGGCGGCGTTTCAGGCGGCGCATCCTGACGCGCGGGTTCGGCTTTTGGGGGCGATCTGGGCGGATGATTTCAACACCGCGCGGGCGGACGTGGAAGTGCGTTTCGGCTCTGCCAAGCAGGCGGGCGAGGGTGCGGTTTTGCTGGGGAGTGATACGTTAATCGCGCTGAAGGCACCCGGCCTTCAGATGCCCTTGGAAGACGGGCCGTTGATCGAAGCCGTGGGGACATCGAGCGGTTGGCAGGCCTGGCGGGAGCAGGTTGGGCCAGTGGGGCAGCCTACGCTGTTCACTGACACTTATGGGATGGCTCTGCAGATGGCCGCGCATGGCTTGGGTGTCGCGCTGGTCAGCGAAGTGCTGGCGGGCCACGCCCTGAAATCCGGTCAAGTGGTGCGCGCTGATCCGGGTGAAATCTCCGGATCGGAGGGGTACTTCCTATCTTTCAATGACGCGCAGCCAGCGGCAACTGCGTTCGCAAGTTGGCTGAAGCGTATTGTGTAG
- a CDS encoding LLM class flavin-dependent oxidoreductase, translating to MEFSLFAHMERISPDQPQDLLREEFLSLCKMADEGGMRAIWTGEHHGMDFTIAPNPFLTLVDLAHHTKNVRLGTGTVVAPFWHPIKLAGEAASADMLTGGRVELGIARGAYSYEYERLMPGMDAWEAGQRMREVTPLLPQLWQGDCAHEGEYFSFPATTSAPKPAQPDGPPIWIAARDPNSHEFGVHNGFNIQVTPLWQGMEEIETLISRFNDACETYAGPRPKIMLLHHTYVASDDADTAQAAQDLSRFYCYFGAWFQNKRPVTQGLIETLTDEELKANKMMAPENMARDLTIGTAQEVIDQIKRYEDLGYDEYSFWIDSGMSSERKQASLRRFIDDVMPAFA from the coding sequence ATGGAGTTCTCCCTCTTCGCCCATATGGAACGGATCAGCCCCGACCAACCGCAGGACCTGCTGCGCGAAGAATTCCTGAGCCTGTGCAAAATGGCCGACGAAGGCGGGATGCGCGCCATCTGGACGGGGGAACATCACGGCATGGATTTCACGATCGCACCCAACCCGTTCCTAACGCTGGTGGACCTCGCCCACCACACCAAGAACGTGCGTCTCGGCACCGGCACCGTGGTCGCGCCCTTCTGGCACCCGATCAAGCTGGCGGGTGAGGCCGCCTCCGCCGACATGCTCACCGGCGGGCGGGTCGAACTGGGCATCGCGCGCGGCGCCTATTCCTACGAATATGAGCGGCTGATGCCCGGCATGGACGCGTGGGAAGCGGGCCAAAGGATGCGCGAAGTCACGCCGCTCCTCCCTCAACTCTGGCAAGGTGATTGCGCGCATGAAGGTGAATATTTCAGCTTCCCCGCCACCACCTCCGCGCCCAAACCTGCACAACCCGATGGCCCACCCATCTGGATCGCCGCCCGTGACCCGAACAGCCACGAATTCGGCGTCCACAATGGCTTCAACATTCAGGTCACGCCGCTATGGCAGGGGATGGAGGAAATCGAAACGCTGATATCCCGCTTCAACGATGCCTGCGAAACTTACGCAGGGCCGCGTCCCAAAATCATGCTGCTTCACCACACCTACGTCGCCTCAGACGACGCCGACACGGCGCAGGCTGCCCAAGACCTCTCCCGCTTCTACTGCTATTTCGGCGCGTGGTTTCAGAACAAGCGCCCCGTGACCCAAGGCCTCATCGAAACGCTCACCGACGAGGAACTCAAAGCCAACAAGATGATGGCGCCAGAGAACATGGCCCGCGATTTGACCATCGGCACCGCGCAGGAGGTCATCGACCAGATCAAGCGCTACGAAGACCTTGGCTATGACGAATACTCGTTCTGGATCGACAGCGGCATGTCTTCTGAGCGAAAACAGGCCTCCCTGCGTCGTTTCATCGACGATGTCATGCCCGCTTTTGCCTGA
- a CDS encoding amino acid synthesis family protein, with product MTPEIRKIVTYDEEVLIEGFRPVAKPWRLFAVAAVVKNPWAGRYVDDLKPEIQAYGPILGEMLTDRMIALAGGGDKIEAYGKAAVVGLNGEIEHASGLIHTLRFGNFFREAVGAKSYLAFTNTRGPANAPIMVPLMDKDDAGRRSHYLTIQFATPDAPRDDEIVVCLGAALSGRPHHRIGDRYQDLKDLGHDVDNPAAV from the coding sequence ATGACCCCCGAAATCCGTAAAATCGTCACCTACGACGAAGAGGTGCTGATCGAAGGCTTCCGCCCTGTTGCCAAGCCGTGGCGCTTGTTCGCCGTCGCGGCTGTGGTCAAGAACCCATGGGCCGGCCGCTATGTCGATGATCTGAAACCGGAAATCCAAGCCTATGGCCCAATCCTTGGCGAAATGCTGACCGACCGCATGATCGCGCTGGCAGGCGGCGGCGACAAGATCGAGGCCTATGGCAAGGCGGCGGTCGTTGGCCTGAACGGCGAGATCGAGCACGCCTCAGGCCTCATCCACACGCTCCGCTTCGGCAATTTCTTCCGCGAGGCCGTGGGTGCGAAGTCTTACCTCGCCTTTACCAATACACGCGGCCCCGCCAACGCGCCCATCATGGTGCCGCTGATGGATAAGGACGATGCCGGGCGGCGGTCGCACTACTTGACGATCCAGTTCGCCACCCCCGATGCGCCCCGCGATGACGAAATCGTCGTCTGCCTCGGCGCCGCCCTCTCTGGCCGCCCGCACCACCGCATCGGCGACCGCTACCAAGACCTCAAGGATCTGGGCCATGACGTGGACAACCCGGCCGCGGTCTGA
- a CDS encoding alpha/beta fold hydrolase, with the protein MTWTTRPRSDLSGLACIRAGDGPQVVLLHGVGLRSEAWNAQIDALSATHSVIAIDMPGHGETPFTDFTIETQAAQILRAIDGPFTAIGHSMGAMIAVELARQAPTRIKAVAALNAIFERTPEAHQAVQSRAASLDGPSNPAPTLDRWFGYTPSPERTACETWLRDVDPAAYKHAYTLFAASNGPSRNTLRTLFCPALFLTGGDEPNSTPKMSHTMAALAPKGRAEIIRNAAHMMPMTHATYTTNALKPLLERT; encoded by the coding sequence ATGACGTGGACAACCCGGCCGCGGTCTGACCTCTCCGGCCTCGCCTGCATCCGTGCGGGCGACGGCCCTCAGGTCGTGCTCTTGCACGGCGTGGGCCTACGGTCGGAGGCGTGGAATGCGCAGATCGATGCGCTTTCCGCGACCCATTCCGTGATCGCCATCGACATGCCCGGCCATGGTGAGACGCCCTTCACAGATTTCACCATCGAGACCCAAGCCGCCCAGATCCTGCGCGCCATCGACGGCCCATTCACGGCCATCGGCCATTCCATGGGCGCAATGATCGCGGTCGAACTCGCCCGCCAGGCCCCGACCCGCATCAAAGCCGTCGCAGCCCTCAACGCGATCTTCGAACGCACGCCCGAGGCGCATCAAGCCGTGCAATCCCGCGCCGCCTCCCTCGACGGCCCGTCCAACCCCGCGCCAACGCTCGACCGCTGGTTTGGCTACACGCCGTCCCCGGAACGCACGGCCTGCGAAACCTGGCTCCGCGACGTCGATCCAGCCGCGTACAAACACGCCTACACCCTCTTCGCCGCCTCAAACGGCCCATCCCGCAACACTTTACGAACGCTGTTCTGCCCCGCCCTCTTCCTGACCGGCGGGGATGAGCCGAATTCGACCCCCAAGATGTCCCACACCATGGCCGCCCTCGCCCCGAAAGGCCGCGCGGAGATCATCCGCAACGCCGCCCACATGATGCCAATGACCCACGCGACCTACACCACCAACGCCTTGAAACCCCTGCTTGAAAGGACCTGA
- a CDS encoding alcohol dehydrogenase family protein — protein sequence MTLPTTMRAVVLKRHGGLDGLEFEAEWPVPTPGPDQVLIKVLACGMNNTDVNTRAGWYSKSVTEATTGGAYESLDGEADNTWGGAGIQFPRIQGADVCGLVVAAGANADQSLIGKRVITDNWLRDWNDPLNMHKTGYYGSEADGGYAEYTVTDHRNVAAVDSPLSDAELATFSCSYNTAEGMLEKAGVGASDVVLVTGASGGVGGALIQLAKRRGATVVALASPAKHADVAKCGPDAILPRAPENLKATLKEVIGRDSVTVVADIVAGDYFPTLIDALDRGGRYVTSGAIAGPIVSLDVRTLYLMDLSFFGSTVNPPQTFKNLVRYIEAGDLTPMLAATYPLEDFHAGQQAFIDKVHTGNIVVVP from the coding sequence ATGACCCTGCCAACAACCATGCGCGCCGTTGTCCTGAAACGCCATGGCGGCCTTGATGGCCTGGAGTTTGAGGCCGAATGGCCCGTCCCAACGCCCGGCCCCGATCAGGTTCTGATCAAGGTGCTCGCCTGCGGCATGAACAATACCGACGTGAACACCCGCGCGGGCTGGTATTCCAAATCCGTAACCGAGGCCACGACAGGCGGCGCCTACGAGAGCCTTGATGGTGAGGCTGACAACACTTGGGGCGGCGCAGGCATCCAGTTCCCCCGCATCCAGGGCGCGGATGTCTGCGGTTTAGTCGTGGCGGCGGGTGCGAATGCCGACCAAAGCCTGATTGGTAAGCGCGTGATAACTGACAATTGGCTGCGCGACTGGAACGATCCGCTGAACATGCACAAGACCGGCTACTACGGGTCCGAGGCCGACGGCGGCTATGCGGAATACACCGTGACAGACCACCGTAACGTAGCCGCCGTTGACAGCCCGTTGTCCGATGCGGAACTTGCCACCTTCTCCTGCTCCTACAACACCGCCGAAGGTATGCTGGAAAAGGCAGGCGTCGGCGCGTCGGACGTCGTGCTCGTAACCGGAGCCTCAGGCGGCGTCGGCGGCGCGTTGATCCAACTCGCCAAACGGCGCGGCGCGACGGTTGTGGCTCTGGCCTCACCCGCCAAACACGCCGATGTCGCCAAATGCGGCCCAGATGCGATCCTGCCCCGGGCGCCAGAGAACCTGAAAGCGACTTTGAAGGAGGTCATTGGCCGGGACAGTGTCACCGTCGTCGCCGACATCGTCGCCGGTGACTATTTCCCGACCCTTATCGACGCCCTCGACCGGGGCGGGCGCTACGTGACCTCCGGCGCCATCGCAGGGCCCATCGTCAGCCTCGATGTGCGCACACTCTACCTGATGGATCTCAGCTTCTTCGGCTCAACCGTGAACCCGCCCCAGACCTTCAAAAACCTTGTGCGCTACATCGAAGCCGGGGACCTCACCCCAATGCTTGCCGCGACATATCCGCTGGAGGACTTCCACGCAGGCCAGCAGGCATTCATCGACAAGGTGCATACAGGAAATATCGTCGTGGTTCCTTAG